Within Caproicibacterium argilliputei, the genomic segment CATGCTCATCCGCCAGTTTGTAAATGGCGTCCAGGTCACAAACCTGACCGCTGTAATGAATCGGCACAATCGCTTTGGTTTTCGGCGTGATTTTCTTTGCGATTGCCGCCGGGTCAATACAGCCGGTGCGGTAGTCAATGTCGGCAAAGACCGGCTTGGCGCCGCAGTGCAGAATGGTGTTGGCAGTGGAGGCAAAGGTCATGGGGGAGGAGATGACCTCGTCCCCCTCGCCAATGCCCGCGCTTAGCAGAGAAACGTGCAGTGCCGCCGTGCAGGAATTCAGCGCCAGCGCGTGCTTTGCGCCGACATACTCCGCAAATTTTTTCTCAAATTCCATCGTGCGCGGTCCCTTGGCGATCCATCCGGACTTCAGGGTGTCAACCACTTCGTTGATTTCCGCGTCGGAAATATCCGGTTGATTATAAGGTATAAACTGATCCCGTACTTTAAAACTGCTCATTGCATATCCTTCTTTTTTGATTCCAAAAGTTTTGTGGCAGCGCTGTTTTGGAAACTCTGCCGGTGAAAAAATAAAGAAATAACTGTAATCCACAGATATTCACATAATAAGCCAAAATCTGTACAAAGTCAATGCGAAAGCCGTCGCGCGGCTTTTTGGAAACAAAATATTTGACGATAGGACAGGATTATACTATAATACATAGGTTAATAGATATCCTTCGGAAGGGGTGTCGGCTGTGCACCTGCAGCGAAGCAGACCGCGCTGCTGCGGGAAGCGGGCGTGCACGCGGTGATTGCCCTGCGCATCCGTCTGCGCCCTGCAAAATGAAAAAGAAAGCTGTGCAAGGAAAATGCATGAATCCTATTTTGTCCACCCCAGCTCCTGTGTGGACGAAGGCGCTCAAATCGGCGCCGGAACAAAAATCTGGCACTTTTCGCACGTGAGTGCCGATGCCGTCATCGGCGAAGACTGCACCATCGGGCAGAATGTTTTTGTGGCGGGCGGCGTAAAAATCGGCAGCCATTGCAAGATTCAGAACAACGTGAGTGTTTACGAGGGCGTGGAACTTGGCGATTACGTTTTCTGTGGGCCGAGCATGGTATTTACCAATGTGCAGCGACCGCGGTGCCGCTATCCGCAGCGCGGGGCGCAGTTTTACAAACCCACGCCCATCGGCGACGGCGCTTCCATCGGTGCAAACGCGACGATTGTCTGCGGCCACTCGATTGGCGCAAATGCTTTTATCGCCGCGGGCAGCGTGGTGACCAAAGATGTGCCGGCGCACGCCGTCATGATGGGCAACCCTGCCCGCCAGCGCGGCTGGGCCTGCGAGTGCGGCGAAAAGTTGGACGAGCATCTGCATTGTTCCAAGTGCGGCCGGCAGTACGCGCAGGAAGCGGACGGCCTGCACGAGGTCAAGTAATACAGATTGAAATGAAAGATGCTGTGCGGGGCGCTCCGGCAGGTTCCGCATCAGGAGGTAAAAAATTCATGGAGAAAATACAGTTCAATGACCTTGGCGCGCAGTATGCTGCGCTGAAAGAAGAAATCGACGCCGGCATTGCAGACGTCATTGCAGGCAGCCACTTTATTTCCGGCCCGCAGGTCGAGGAGCTGGAAAAAGAGCTGTGCGCTTTCACCGGTCGCAGATACTGTGTTACCTGCGGCAACGGCACCGATGCGCTGCGTATGCCGCTCATGGCATGGGGCATTCAAAAAGGGGATGCGGTCTTTGTGCCGGCATTCACGTTTTACGCCAGCAGCGAGGTGGTCAGCCTTTGCGGCGCCACACCGGTGTTTGTGGACAGCCGTGTCGATACCTTTAATATGGACCCGGAAGACCTGCAGAAAAAAGTCGCCCAGGTCAAGGCTGAGGGAAAGCTGACCCCCCGCGCGGTGATTGCGGTGGATTTGTTCGGTCAGCCCGCGCAGTTTCCGGAAATCGAAGCGATTGCCAA encodes:
- a CDS encoding acyltransferase, translated to MHESYFVHPSSCVDEGAQIGAGTKIWHFSHVSADAVIGEDCTIGQNVFVAGGVKIGSHCKIQNNVSVYEGVELGDYVFCGPSMVFTNVQRPRCRYPQRGAQFYKPTPIGDGASIGANATIVCGHSIGANAFIAAGSVVTKDVPAHAVMMGNPARQRGWACECGEKLDEHLHCSKCGRQYAQEADGLHEVK